The Candidatus Nitronereus thalassa genome includes the window CAGTATGTGCATGTGAAAATGACACAACCCTGATTCCCATATTTCCCTGGAATGCCGTTGGGACTCCCTCCGATTCCCAACGGCCTTCCATCATTCTCTCATCCAACCTTCTACTCGTTTGCCCAGATTATTACGAACCGACCTTTTTCATCCTTTGTAAAATCAGGTCCTTTTTCTGCCGCACGTAAGGGCTGTTCTGATCAGGTCGATACTGCAAAGGCCGTGGAATGACGGCTGCCAACCGTGCCCCTTCTTCAGCCGTCAGGAATCTCGATGATTTCCCAAAGTATTGCTGAGCCGCGGCCTCAATCCCAAACACTCCCCCACCCCATTCAATGACATTGAGGTACAGTTCTAGAATTCGACCCTTGGAGAGTTGCGACTCCATGGTATACGCCATCAGGAGTTCCTTGGCCTTTCGCCTCAGGGTCTTGTCGGTACTCAAATACAAATTTTTTGCCAATTGCTGGGTAATGGTACTGCCTCCGCGAGCCATTCTCCCTTGCTCGAAATTGGTTTCCACCGATTCTTGCACTTCTTGCCAGTCCACCCCTGCATGGGAATAAAACCGGCTATCTTCGGACACCAGAATAGCCCGACGCACATTCTTAGGTATTTGAGAGAGGGGTACCCAGTGTTGCGTGATATGGAACGATTTACCTTCGGCTTCCGCCTCCGCCCTGCGTTGTTGCATCAAGGCCGTCTCGGCGGGATTTTTCGTTTCAAGCTGTGCGATGGACCAGAAAGGAATGGTGGCGATTTCAATCAGCAGGTACAGGCACAAGAGTGACAGCATCGCCACGACTTTATGGGTTTTTGCCCAGAGAAGCACCGTCCCAAATTTTTGAGGCCACGAAGCCTGCCGCCTTTGGGTTTGCCACAAATATGTGGGCCTAGGAATTTTCGTTTTCATAAAGATTCCGCTCGTCGCTTGCTTCAAGTGCTACGATGACTTTTCGGTACCCCTGAGATCCCACTCCGCTCCAGGCGCTTCATGACCTTCCGCTCTAAGGCCAGGGCATTTTTCACGGCATAGGCATGTTCATCATTATCAAAATAACAATAGACATCTTTTCCCGCATTGATCCACATCACACATTTTCTGGCCCACGCATCCAGCACGGAGGATTGATACGAGCCTTGATATGCATCTCCCGGCCCATGCAACCGTATGTAGACGAAATCTGCCGTCACCTCGATTGGCGTGACTTTCCCGGCCAAGTGATACAGACACAACCCTGCGTGATAATGCCGCAACAGATCATACGTTTCTTGCTGCAACCAACTCTCGTCCCGAAACTCGAAGGCAAATGGTCGATTCCCTGGCAACACTTTTAGAAAACTTTCCAAACGTTCCAGATTCACTTTCCAGCGAGGCGGCAGCTGAAACAACACCGGTCCCAGTTTGGGACCCAGTCCCTGTATCGCGTCAAAAAACTTTTGAACGCTGGCTTCCGGATCTTTAAGTTTCTTCATGTGCGTGATAAATCGACTGCCCTTGCATGCAAAAAGAAAGTGTTTGGGGGTTCCCTTTCCCCAGGCTTCGAAGGTTTCAACTGAGGGAAGGTGATAAAACGTGTTATTGATTTCGACGGTGTGAAAGTGGCGGGAGTAGTATGAAATAAATTCTGAAGTCGGCATTGTTTTGGGATAGAAGGGCCCCACCCAATGCGGATAGTGCCAGCCGGAGGTGCCGATGAAGATACGG containing:
- the mtgA gene encoding monofunctional biosynthetic peptidoglycan transglycosylase; its protein translation is MKTKIPRPTYLWQTQRRQASWPQKFGTVLLWAKTHKVVAMLSLLCLYLLIEIATIPFWSIAQLETKNPAETALMQQRRAEAEAEGKSFHITQHWVPLSQIPKNVRRAILVSEDSRFYSHAGVDWQEVQESVETNFEQGRMARGGSTITQQLAKNLYLSTDKTLRRKAKELLMAYTMESQLSKGRILELYLNVIEWGGGVFGIEAAAQQYFGKSSRFLTAEEGARLAAVIPRPLQYRPDQNSPYVRQKKDLILQRMKKVGS
- a CDS encoding DUF72 domain-containing protein; translated protein: MNGARVKLGRIFIGTSGWHYPHWVGPFYPKTMPTSEFISYYSRHFHTVEINNTFYHLPSVETFEAWGKGTPKHFLFACKGSRFITHMKKLKDPEASVQKFFDAIQGLGPKLGPVLFQLPPRWKVNLERLESFLKVLPGNRPFAFEFRDESWLQQETYDLLRHYHAGLCLYHLAGKVTPIEVTADFVYIRLHGPGDAYQGSYQSSVLDAWARKCVMWINAGKDVYCYFDNDEHAYAVKNALALERKVMKRLERSGISGVPKSHRST